The Roseofilum casamattae BLCC-M143 sequence TTCTGACGGATTAATTCTTTCAAACACTCGTCGAAAAGTATCATCAGACGGAATGCCATGAGGTAAGTCTAAGAACTCACTCAACCACTGAGATTTGCTCAGACCATAATTCTCAATATCTTCCCAACCTTCAGCACCAGAAATAATAGCTAAAATGGCAATTACGATGATATCTTTTAACCGATGTTTTTGAGTTCGAGTGGTTCGAGGATCTTCAATCTGCTCAACACAACTTAATAAGCTAGCTTGAATTTCCTCCACTGACTTGACAGTTGTAGTTTCAGCACTCTTATCTGCCTTGTCCGATTGAAGTGAAGGAGCAAAACCTTGAGCCATAATCTTGATTGGATGAGTTTATTGAAGTTTATGCTAGACCTATATTATCAAAGTTCGGCAGATTTTAGCTCAACCCATATTTTTCTTTTTTTGTCTGATACATTCGCTACCAAATTAGATGAGCTTACCCTGTTTCATTGATTGAGCAAACTGTTTTTGGTCGGATTCATTACCATCTCCTATTTTCATCCATAATGGTACATCTCCATCTCCCGTACAGATTAATTCCATCATAAATTGTTTTAAGTCCGGTCGATGGTCTCTCGAATAACCATAAGTAATGTTAACGGCTCTCGGCTCTAATTCTTCTTCAGTATTTTTATACTCTCCCTGAACCGAAAATGAACTCGAATCTAGATGCACGGTTTCCATTTCTAATTCATAGGTTTTCGCTGCTTCGAGAGCCACGGATACGAATATTTCGTTGATTCCTTTTTGGTACAGTTGGTCTAAGACTCTTCCCAATCTATCATCATTGAAATATTCGGCTTTGGCTCCGGGTCCAATTAAATGCTCTATGGCTTTTCCTTGAAAGAACTTGCTAAATAAATATAAAGGAGATGACACTAGTCCTAGTCCATTTAAGATCATCCCTTTAACTACTTGACCGGCACTGATTTTTTCCCCTCTTTGCTCACCTAGGATTTCATTAATTTTTCCTTCCATTCCAATAGAATCAATGATGCCTGCTACCAATCCTAAATGGTCTATATTACTTATTTCTACTGACATATCTGAGAGTTGACTTTCGTCTATTTCCTCTCTAGTATGACAGTTTGAGGAGCTTTTATTCCAACTTTTTCGCTAAGCTTAAATACTCACTGCTCTTCCTTGAGTTTTTGTGCTACATTTTGTCGTGCGGAATGTGGGTTATACCAGAACTATCTCCAACAATATTTTTCTCCTCTGGAATATCTGATGCTTTCCATCCTGCTCATGCTTCTGCAAAAACATCGTTGGGTTAGGTTAGAGAAGTTAGCCGAAAATTTTCCCAGTCCAATTCACCAGAGAAGTCGAATCAAAAAATTACAGAGATTTTTATCTCGGATTACAAGGAGGCGTTTGGCTTGATTCCCTGGCTGATTTTGCCGATGAGGTAGAATTGATGATGTCTTTTTCACCTCAATCTCGACACCATTATCAGAGAGGTTTAAGGGCTATGTCCCTTTTGCAGTCTGTCTTCTAGCTTGCTTGTCGCCCCTTCAGGGCATGAGCAGTTGCTCTAGGCACTGGAAGGGCGAAGTGATAGATCGGTACTGCAAGCAATTCGGCAAGGTTCGCCAACTGGTTGGAATTCACGCCGGAGAACAGCGCCGACTCCTACAGAAGGATGGGTCGGCGCATGTTCTTGAAGATAAGTGGAAAGTCATGGAATATCCCCTCATCCTGTGGGGTTTGGAACAGCATCATTGTAATGCCCTCTGTCTATATGGGATCGGAGAAATCCCACCCAAATCCAGTTGTTGGTTTTGTCCAAATAAACCGCTTTCGGCAGTTCGCAAGTTGAAGGAAGAACACCCCGATTATTATCAGCTTGGATGCTTCATCGAGGAGCAGGATGAACTTCGCGCTCAAGAGCGAGGGATTGCGAAAAAAGTTAAGGGACTCGGACGCCAATTCTCTTGGCGAGATATTGACCGATTAACGCCACTGGAACAGTTGGCGATCGACGCTCGCAAAGAACATCAATCTTGCCGTTGCATGGATTAATAACCAATGAAATCTCAGCATTAATAAAGATCGGGAATATGCTCGGGAATCTTGATTCCCGTGTAATAGCGCAGAACCGTTTCTACGCGATCGCCCACCAAGTTGGCAATTTCAGACAAGGGAACACCATGCACATAATGGAGATTATTCACATAACTGTGCCTAAGACAGTAGGGGCGCAAGTATTTTCGGATTTTCCCTTCCGCAACTAAGCGTAAAAGAATTGGTCTCCAGTTGCGGCGGGAAAACCCTTTGTGATCTAAGATTTTGTTCGCTCTCGGACTATAGAAAACTTGCTCCGTCTTTCGAGGCAAACTCCCAAGAATATCCTGTAACTTCTTGGGGATTGGGACTCGACGGTTTAGATGATTTTTAGTGTATTGACTCAGGTGTCCTTTGGTATATGCTTTCGAGATAGAGATCTCACATTTTGGCGTCCAATAAATATCGTCCCAAGCGAGTGCCAATGCCTCTTCGGGGCGGCAGCCAGTATAAGCCAGGAAGGCGACGTATGGGTAGTAAAAACTATGCTTGTCGGATGCAGATGGAGATGCGTAGGTATCCATCTCGAAAGCTGATAAAATCTCTCTCACCTCTTCCGGAGAAAACCATTCTACCGGTTTTTTAGCCATTTTTGGAAACAGCTTCTTGAGAGAAATTTTGGGAAACTTAGCTCGAATTGCAGCCTGAATCGCGATCGCGTGTCTGTGACAAGTTCCCAGCGATCGAACTTTGAGATATTCAGCGACAAATTTCTCTAAATTATCTACAGTGAGAGCATCGGAAGAAATCTCGGTTAACGCTCGGTCAATTTCTTTCCAAATCGTTTTCGTTGAATGGGCAGCCCGATTCTCCTCGCGCTTCTTGTAGGCTTCCCAAAGATCGCAGATTGAATTAGGCTCGGGCTTCTCTCTGGCGCGGGTGCGATGCGGATCGTATTTGGCTAAGGAGGGGTCGAATCGATCTAGGGAAATGTCGGCGGCGATCGCATTGGCTTTGGCGTAGGCTACATCGATTGAGGTCTGTGTAATGCCTCCATTGATAGTCACCGAGAATGACTGGAGCTGATATTGCCACCGAAGTCGGATGCGCCCGCGAAAGTTTTCTAGTGAGATTCGCGAGCCGACGCGATCGAACTTTCCGTTCGTTGCTTGAATGGTTTTAATTTTCTTCTTCATGCTGGTACAGAGCAAGTGATGTGATGTGGTAGATGCTCTGTTCCACAGAATTGTATCAAATTTGTATCGCCAGCAGGTGTACGAGGACGACCCCGCTCGCAGACAATTTAACCCTCTTAAGAGGGTTAAATTGTATCGAAGCCGTATCAACTGATTCTGTAATACAGGTTCTAATTTACGAGGAACCTCTAGAACCTTGCTGTCTTCAGCATTTGACCTAAATCGGAGCGGCGGGATTTGAACCCACGACCCCCACTACCCCAAAGTGGTACGCTACCAAGCTGCGCTACGCCCCGGCCATAGATTCCTATCTTAGCACAAGGATCTGAAAATCAAAA is a genomic window containing:
- a CDS encoding tyrosine-type recombinase/integrase, which encodes MKKKIKTIQATNGKFDRVGSRISLENFRGRIRLRWQYQLQSFSVTINGGITQTSIDVAYAKANAIAADISLDRFDPSLAKYDPHRTRAREKPEPNSICDLWEAYKKREENRAAHSTKTIWKEIDRALTEISSDALTVDNLEKFVAEYLKVRSLGTCHRHAIAIQAAIRAKFPKISLKKLFPKMAKKPVEWFSPEEVREILSAFEMDTYASPSASDKHSFYYPYVAFLAYTGCRPEEALALAWDDIYWTPKCEISISKAYTKGHLSQYTKNHLNRRVPIPKKLQDILGSLPRKTEQVFYSPRANKILDHKGFSRRNWRPILLRLVAEGKIRKYLRPYCLRHSYVNNLHYVHGVPLSEIANLVGDRVETVLRYYTGIKIPEHIPDLY
- a CDS encoding IS1634 family transposase, translated to MSVEISNIDHLGLVAGIIDSIGMEGKINEILGEQRGEKISAGQVVKGMILNGLGLVSSPLYLFSKFFQGKAIEHLIGPGAKAEYFNDDRLGRVLDQLYQKGINEIFVSVALEAAKTYELEMETVHLDSSSFSVQGEYKNTEEELEPRAVNITYGYSRDHRPDLKQFMMELICTGDGDVPLWMKIGDGNESDQKQFAQSMKQGKLI
- a CDS encoding transposase family protein, yielding MAQGFAPSLQSDKADKSAETTTVKSVEEIQASLLSCVEQIEDPRTTRTQKHRLKDIIVIAILAIISGAEGWEDIENYGLSKSQWLSEFLDLPHGIPSDDTFRRVFERINPSE